In one window of Posidoniimonas corsicana DNA:
- a CDS encoding type VI secretion system tube protein Hcp, with the protein MSRQRRLSRVESLESRQLMAADLGAADVAPTEAYDNTEWFIADSFSFGVEREMKESGEKGGTADINIGVGELQECTISKSMDSASIDLAHTEAGDSGEPMCYLKYKLDRCFVKSWSISGDADDRPTEEVAMSTALAQFAINGNSPGTAEIDFVEVAGSGDADDRPTEEVAFYYNKIAFQYAATKDGEIFENEESR; encoded by the coding sequence ATGTCCCGCCAACGCCGCCTGTCGCGTGTTGAGTCCCTGGAGTCCCGTCAGCTGATGGCCGCCGACCTGGGCGCCGCCGATGTCGCGCCGACCGAGGCGTACGACAACACCGAATGGTTCATCGCCGACTCCTTCTCGTTCGGCGTCGAGCGTGAGATGAAGGAGAGCGGCGAGAAGGGCGGCACCGCCGACATCAACATCGGGGTCGGCGAGCTGCAGGAGTGCACCATCAGCAAGTCGATGGACTCCGCGTCGATCGACCTCGCCCACACCGAGGCGGGAGACTCCGGCGAGCCGATGTGCTACCTCAAGTACAAGCTGGACCGCTGCTTCGTGAAGAGCTGGTCCATCAGCGGTGACGCCGACGACCGGCCCACCGAAGAGGTCGCGATGTCCACGGCGCTGGCCCAGTTCGCCATCAACGGCAACTCGCCCGGCACGGCCGAGATCGACTTTGTCGAGGTGGCCGGCAGCGGCGACGCCGACGACCGCCCGACCGAGGAGGTCGCGTTCTACTACAACAAGATCGCGTTCCAGTACGCGGCGACCAAGGACGGCGAGATCTTCGAGAACGAGGAGAGCCGGTAG
- a CDS encoding glycine zipper domain-containing protein, whose protein sequence is MTMRTPYAWLTLLAVLAAGCRSPYYADRGAAAGSLAGAGIGALVGSQTGDAGAGAVIGAGIGALTGGAVGGEMDRLAAENRAAIATQMGRQVSAGAATVDEVIAMSKSGVDPRLITQYVQTSGVAHPLTANEVVLLSQNGVPTEAIQAMMNPPAQPAVAQASAAQPVIIEEHHYGAPVFYPPPRHFHHYHRRACGPRVGWSVSVGH, encoded by the coding sequence ATGACGATGCGCACCCCCTACGCCTGGTTGACGCTGCTGGCCGTGTTGGCGGCCGGGTGTCGTTCTCCGTACTACGCGGATCGCGGCGCGGCCGCGGGCAGCCTGGCGGGCGCCGGCATCGGCGCCCTGGTGGGCAGCCAGACCGGCGACGCCGGCGCAGGGGCGGTGATTGGCGCCGGCATCGGAGCGTTGACTGGCGGCGCCGTCGGCGGCGAGATGGACCGCCTGGCTGCGGAAAACCGGGCGGCGATCGCCACCCAGATGGGACGCCAGGTATCGGCCGGCGCGGCGACCGTCGACGAGGTGATCGCGATGAGCAAGTCGGGCGTCGACCCGCGGCTGATCACGCAGTACGTTCAGACCTCCGGCGTGGCCCACCCACTGACCGCCAACGAGGTGGTGCTGCTGTCTCAAAATGGGGTGCCCACCGAGGCGATCCAGGCCATGATGAACCCGCCGGCCCAGCCGGCCGTGGCCCAGGCGTCGGCCGCCCAACCGGTGATAATCGAGGAACACCATTACGGAGCGCCGGTGTTTTATCCCCCACCGCGGCACTTCCACCACTACCACCGGCGTGCCTGCGGCCCCCGCGTAGGGTGGTCGGTCAGCGTCGGGCATTGA
- a CDS encoding secretin N-terminal domain-containing protein: MPELVGFVDLLVKPDAARQLGLSPEQSQQLTALADQRELDGIDAAMKASRLPAEEQKTVLAPFRLESERKALAILNDDQQAKLTALLQENPSPHYDAVAHVLGEVESMQQPPAQAQAESPTADPAAPAAPQDAPTTSRRDDAPPARAEAPREASPADQSATRDGDGRLSFNFRFQPWEDVLDWFADQADLSLVLDAPPSGTFNYRDNRRYTVGEAMDVINNVLQTKGYTLVRKDRMLLLINLEDEIPPNLVTDVSVDELDEHGSHELVRVLFNVRSMPSGDLAEELNAMVGPQGKIIVLTKANMIQVTETVGRIKAIRRVIESIDGPGDGDIRELALQYVMVDEALPIIRQMLGIPSDALATPAGTLQLAVDPLGGKIFARGDAEEIARVEEVLRLVDKQDAAAGAGSVETPQLEVYSTGGIDSELVLKVLQTLLADAPGARIAADAATGNLVALARPSDHATIRATLNQMQQDVRQVEVIALDRVEPTLAKLAVDKLFNTGTAEKPDPKAPIVEADLNSYSLIVRATPPQIREIKSLLSQLGSSGGGALASGSGGNIRMVPLTGSAARGALAQVQQVWPALRSNKIRIVTPSADSDIREYRPSGAEEAQPNQPTAPAIGDPRLDEFYRWLDQGGDEEPAAAQPEPTPRDPSASHARTSPFRFAAEQQPLPTGPTQEFKTASGATIVVAEGPGGLLLASEDTEALDEFEDLLRSAAGPTSGGRQFAVFYLKYAEASSASEILGAIFGASGGGGSLMGDIAGGMMDEMGAGMMGDLLGLGGLGGSSAGFSSGAVDIVPDLRLNALIVYANPQDLDMVEQLLKIVDQRTGPASVEAGGRARMIMVENSSAAAVAEVVKQVYSDRLQGGGGGGGDQPNPRDLMRMLQRGGRGGGGGGGGGIDQEPSKMSIGVDTRSNALIVRAPDPLFEEVAQLVRQLDAEGLETPQSTRVVSLQHTNAEAVKDALESLLGAQAVTSSTTNQPNAGDNNRNRGNNQNNADEVRRRMEFFRNLQRAREGGGGRGGRGGGGGGRGGGGGRGR; the protein is encoded by the coding sequence ATGCCCGAACTTGTGGGCTTCGTCGACCTGCTCGTAAAGCCCGACGCCGCCCGGCAACTCGGCCTCAGCCCGGAGCAGAGCCAGCAGCTCACAGCGCTCGCCGACCAGCGCGAGCTGGACGGCATCGACGCCGCGATGAAGGCCAGCCGGCTGCCGGCCGAAGAGCAGAAAACCGTCCTGGCGCCGTTCCGGCTGGAGTCCGAGCGGAAGGCCCTCGCCATCCTCAATGACGACCAGCAGGCCAAGCTGACTGCGCTGCTTCAAGAGAACCCCAGCCCGCATTACGACGCCGTGGCCCACGTGCTGGGCGAGGTGGAGTCGATGCAGCAACCGCCCGCCCAGGCGCAGGCCGAATCGCCGACCGCCGACCCCGCCGCGCCGGCTGCCCCGCAAGATGCCCCCACGACCTCTCGCCGGGACGACGCGCCGCCAGCGCGGGCCGAAGCCCCTCGCGAGGCGTCGCCAGCCGACCAATCGGCGACCCGCGACGGCGATGGGCGGCTGTCGTTCAACTTCCGCTTCCAGCCGTGGGAGGACGTGCTCGATTGGTTCGCCGATCAGGCGGACCTGTCGCTGGTGCTCGACGCCCCGCCGAGCGGCACGTTCAACTACCGCGACAACCGCCGCTACACGGTCGGCGAGGCGATGGACGTCATTAACAACGTGCTGCAGACCAAGGGCTACACGCTGGTCCGCAAGGACCGGATGCTGCTGCTGATCAACCTGGAGGACGAGATCCCGCCCAACCTGGTGACCGACGTGTCGGTCGACGAGCTCGACGAGCACGGCTCGCACGAGCTGGTGCGGGTGCTGTTCAACGTCCGCAGCATGCCGTCGGGCGACCTGGCCGAGGAGCTCAACGCGATGGTCGGGCCGCAGGGCAAGATCATCGTGCTCACCAAGGCCAACATGATCCAGGTCACCGAGACCGTGGGCCGCATCAAGGCGATCCGCCGTGTGATCGAGTCGATCGACGGCCCCGGCGACGGCGACATCCGCGAGCTGGCCCTGCAGTATGTGATGGTGGACGAGGCCCTGCCGATCATCCGCCAGATGCTCGGCATCCCCAGCGACGCGCTGGCCACCCCCGCGGGCACGCTGCAGCTGGCGGTCGACCCGCTGGGCGGCAAGATCTTCGCCCGCGGCGACGCCGAGGAGATCGCCCGGGTCGAGGAGGTGCTGCGGCTGGTCGACAAGCAGGACGCCGCCGCCGGCGCCGGCTCGGTCGAGACGCCGCAGCTCGAGGTGTACTCGACCGGCGGCATCGACAGCGAGCTGGTGCTGAAAGTGCTGCAGACGCTGCTGGCCGACGCCCCCGGCGCCCGCATCGCGGCCGACGCCGCCACCGGCAACCTGGTGGCCCTGGCCCGCCCATCGGACCACGCCACGATCCGCGCCACGCTCAACCAGATGCAGCAGGACGTGCGGCAGGTGGAGGTGATCGCGCTGGACCGCGTCGAGCCGACGCTCGCCAAGCTGGCCGTCGACAAGCTGTTCAACACCGGCACCGCCGAGAAGCCCGACCCCAAGGCGCCGATCGTCGAGGCCGACCTCAACTCCTACAGCCTCATCGTCCGCGCGACGCCGCCCCAGATCCGCGAGATCAAGAGCCTGCTCAGCCAGCTCGGCTCCAGCGGCGGCGGTGCGCTCGCCAGCGGGTCGGGCGGCAACATCCGCATGGTGCCGCTGACCGGCTCCGCCGCCCGCGGCGCCCTGGCCCAGGTCCAGCAGGTCTGGCCCGCGCTCCGCAGCAACAAGATCCGCATCGTGACCCCGTCGGCCGACTCCGACATCCGCGAGTACCGCCCCAGCGGCGCCGAGGAAGCCCAGCCCAACCAGCCAACAGCACCAGCCATTGGCGATCCCCGGCTGGACGAATTCTACCGCTGGCTCGACCAGGGCGGCGATGAAGAACCGGCCGCGGCGCAGCCGGAGCCGACGCCGCGCGACCCGAGCGCCTCGCACGCCCGCACGTCGCCGTTCCGATTCGCCGCCGAGCAGCAGCCGCTGCCGACCGGCCCGACACAAGAATTCAAGACCGCCTCGGGCGCGACGATTGTCGTCGCGGAAGGGCCGGGCGGGCTGCTCCTCGCCAGCGAGGACACCGAGGCGCTGGACGAGTTTGAGGACCTGCTCCGCTCGGCCGCCGGGCCGACAAGCGGGGGGCGGCAGTTCGCCGTGTTCTACCTGAAGTACGCCGAGGCTAGCTCCGCCAGCGAGATCCTGGGCGCCATCTTCGGCGCCTCGGGCGGCGGGGGCAGCCTGATGGGCGACATCGCCGGCGGCATGATGGACGAGATGGGCGCCGGCATGATGGGCGACCTGCTCGGCCTCGGCGGGCTGGGCGGCAGCTCCGCTGGGTTCAGCTCCGGCGCGGTCGATATCGTGCCCGACCTGCGGCTCAACGCGCTAATTGTCTACGCGAATCCCCAGGACCTCGACATGGTCGAGCAGCTCCTGAAAATCGTCGACCAGCGGACCGGCCCGGCCTCGGTCGAGGCGGGCGGCCGCGCTCGGATGATCATGGTTGAGAATTCGTCGGCCGCGGCCGTGGCTGAAGTCGTCAAGCAGGTGTACTCCGACCGGCTGCAGGGCGGCGGTGGCGGCGGGGGCGACCAGCCCAACCCGCGGGACTTGATGCGGATGCTCCAACGCGGCGGACGCGGCGGTGGTGGGGGCGGCGGCGGTGGGATCGACCAGGAGCCGTCTAAGATGTCGATCGGCGTTGACACCCGCAGCAACGCTCTTATCGTCCGAGCGCCGGACCCGCTGTTCGAAGAGGTTGCGCAGCTCGTCCGGCAGCTCGACGCCGAGGGGCTCGAGACCCCGCAGTCGACCCGCGTGGTTTCGCTGCAGCACACCAACGCCGAAGCGGTGAAGGACGCGCTGGAGTCGCTTCTGGGCGCCCAGGCCGTGACCTCCAGCACCACCAACCAACCCAACGCCGGCGACAACAACCGCAACCGCGGCAACAACCAGAACAACGCCGACGAGGTGCGCCGCCGCATGGAGTTCTTCCGCAACCTGCAGCGTGCCCGCGAGGGCGGCGGTGGACGTGGAGGACGGGGTGGCGGCGGCGGTGGCCGAGGTGGCGGTGGCGGCCGCGGTCGCTAG
- a CDS encoding competence/damage-inducible protein A, with translation MRGEIIAIGDELTTGQRLDTNTQWLASRLTDAGVHVLYHTTVADDLRANVDAFSAAISRADVVVTTGGLGPTADDLTRESMAAAAGVPLELDEVSLAKIQEMFASRGREMPERNRLQAMFPAGARPIGNEHGTAPGVAMSVDRPGQGPCSLFALPGVPAEMKPMWTDSVLPAIQTLQPAPRTIRHRRLKCFGVGESHLEQMMPELIARQREPLVGITVHKATITLRITASGADEAACRAAIAPTEDEIRQTLGALVFGEEDEELQHVVLRALASLGQTLAVWDAASDGLLVHWLAQADPNGEVVLSSEVTPRLQRGERAASSAAERLRADRGADLALVLARGEIDLPVESVVVAIAYEGGVRLRQIPNAVHPDINADRSAKLALNELRKRLMGAE, from the coding sequence ATGCGTGGCGAAATCATTGCCATCGGCGACGAGCTGACCACCGGCCAGCGGCTGGACACCAACACCCAGTGGCTGGCCAGTCGCCTGACCGACGCGGGCGTGCACGTCCTCTATCACACCACCGTGGCGGACGACCTGCGGGCCAACGTGGACGCGTTCTCCGCCGCCATCAGCCGGGCCGACGTGGTCGTCACAACCGGCGGTTTGGGCCCCACGGCCGACGACCTGACCCGCGAGTCGATGGCCGCCGCCGCGGGCGTGCCGCTCGAGCTGGACGAAGTATCGCTCGCCAAGATCCAAGAGATGTTTGCGTCCCGTGGCCGCGAGATGCCCGAACGCAACCGCCTGCAGGCGATGTTTCCCGCTGGTGCGCGGCCCATCGGCAACGAGCACGGCACGGCGCCGGGCGTCGCGATGTCGGTGGACCGGCCGGGTCAGGGGCCGTGCTCTCTGTTCGCCCTGCCCGGCGTGCCGGCAGAGATGAAGCCGATGTGGACCGACAGCGTGCTGCCGGCGATCCAGACGCTGCAGCCCGCGCCCCGCACCATCCGGCACCGGCGGCTGAAGTGCTTTGGGGTCGGCGAAAGCCACCTGGAGCAGATGATGCCCGAGTTGATCGCCCGCCAGCGCGAGCCGCTGGTCGGCATCACCGTGCACAAGGCGACCATCACGCTGCGGATCACGGCCTCGGGCGCCGACGAGGCGGCCTGCCGGGCGGCGATCGCGCCCACCGAGGACGAGATCCGCCAGACGCTCGGCGCGCTGGTGTTCGGCGAGGAGGATGAAGAGTTGCAGCACGTGGTGCTGCGGGCCCTGGCGTCGCTCGGCCAGACGCTTGCCGTGTGGGACGCGGCCTCCGACGGCCTGCTGGTGCACTGGCTGGCGCAGGCCGACCCCAACGGAGAGGTTGTGCTGTCGAGCGAGGTCACGCCTCGTCTGCAGCGGGGGGAGCGCGCCGCTTCGTCCGCTGCCGAGCGGCTGCGGGCTGACCGCGGCGCCGACCTGGCCCTGGTCCTCGCCCGCGGCGAAATCGACCTGCCGGTCGAGTCGGTCGTGGTTGCGATCGCCTACGAGGGCGGGGTGCGGCTGCGGCAGATCCCGAACGCCGTGCACCCGGACATCAATGCCGACCGTTCCGCCAAGCTGGCGCTGAACGAGCTCCGCAAGCGGCTGATGGGCGCCGAGTAG
- a CDS encoding AAA family ATPase gives MSNAPLAQDQAPALDGQQRLDELISRINTLTSDSGAGVEPSAAAAPTQSAPPSPSPQQPARRPAHAPRAEWRPEEPKSLAAGGLTDSEVEDLILKLLTSRSEATGRLISETVRLPFGLVDPLLQNLKQDRMVAHKGAAMMNDYVYQLTELGRERGKKLVEHCTYFGSAPVTLRDYVTAVKMQTIADQHPTEADLHRAFEDLLIDKRMLRRLGPAINSGRGLFLYGAPGNGKTSIAERVTKAFGQYVWIPRALGIDGEILRLFDPSMHEEAPLEAEDGLIDSSRADQRWVRIRRPTIVVGGELTMDALEVTLNTATNVSEAPVQLKSNCGTLVIDDFGRQRMTTDELLNRWIVPLEKRYDFLNLASGKKIQVPFDQLIVFSTNLEPRDLVDDAFLRRIPYKIEVNDPEEGAFRKLFEIMAPIVGVQYDQAALEYLIATHYKAVDRPMRCCQPRDLLLQIRNFTRYVGGDPVMSPENFDAAVENYFAVM, from the coding sequence ATGTCCAACGCCCCGCTCGCACAAGACCAAGCGCCCGCTCTCGACGGGCAGCAGCGGCTCGACGAGTTGATCAGCCGCATCAACACCCTGACATCGGACAGCGGCGCCGGGGTGGAGCCGTCGGCCGCGGCGGCGCCAACGCAGTCGGCGCCGCCCTCCCCCTCCCCGCAGCAGCCGGCGCGGCGCCCTGCGCACGCGCCCCGCGCCGAGTGGCGCCCGGAAGAGCCCAAGTCATTGGCCGCGGGCGGGCTCACGGACAGCGAGGTCGAGGACCTCATCCTCAAGCTGCTGACCAGCCGCAGCGAGGCGACCGGCCGGCTGATCTCCGAGACCGTCCGGCTGCCGTTCGGGCTGGTCGACCCGCTGCTGCAGAACCTCAAGCAGGACCGCATGGTCGCCCACAAAGGCGCGGCCATGATGAACGACTACGTCTACCAGCTGACCGAGCTGGGCCGCGAACGCGGCAAGAAGCTGGTGGAGCACTGCACCTACTTCGGCAGCGCCCCGGTCACGCTCCGCGACTACGTAACCGCGGTCAAGATGCAGACCATCGCCGACCAGCACCCGACCGAGGCGGACCTGCACCGCGCGTTCGAGGACCTGCTGATCGACAAGCGGATGCTGCGCCGGCTTGGCCCCGCCATCAACTCCGGCCGCGGCCTGTTCCTCTACGGCGCGCCGGGCAACGGCAAGACCAGCATCGCCGAACGCGTCACCAAGGCGTTCGGCCAGTACGTCTGGATCCCCCGCGCGTTGGGGATCGACGGCGAGATCCTGCGGCTGTTCGACCCCAGCATGCACGAGGAGGCGCCGCTGGAGGCCGAGGACGGCCTGATCGACAGCAGCCGCGCCGACCAGCGGTGGGTCCGCATCCGGCGGCCGACCATCGTAGTGGGCGGCGAACTCACCATGGACGCGCTGGAGGTGACGCTCAACACCGCCACCAACGTCAGCGAGGCGCCCGTCCAGCTCAAGAGCAACTGCGGCACCCTGGTGATCGACGACTTCGGCCGCCAGCGGATGACCACCGACGAGCTGCTCAACCGCTGGATCGTGCCGCTCGAAAAGCGGTACGACTTCCTCAACCTGGCCAGCGGTAAGAAGATCCAGGTGCCGTTCGACCAGCTGATCGTGTTCTCAACCAACCTCGAGCCCCGCGACCTGGTGGACGACGCGTTCCTGCGTCGTATCCCGTACAAGATCGAGGTCAACGACCCCGAGGAGGGCGCGTTCCGCAAGCTGTTCGAGATCATGGCGCCGATTGTCGGCGTGCAGTACGACCAGGCCGCGCTGGAGTACCTAATCGCCACGCACTACAAGGCGGTCGACCGGCCGATGCGGTGCTGCCAGCCCCGCGACCTGCTGCTGCAGATCCGCAACTTCACCCGCTACGTCGGCGGCGACCCGGTCATGTCGCCGGAGAACTTCGACGCCGCGGTGGAGAACTACTTCGCGGTGATGTAA
- a CDS encoding HDOD domain-containing protein yields MSATTQTPAADEPQTSAHLSASVDPKLEALFDRLANLASPPSMVPQVLAVATRAEPSAEDLRMVIEKDQALSVRLLTLINSSYYGLRNEVSDLQTAVSLLGVDKVKNVALTIAMSEQFKAPSVVGNLDPRQLWDHSVSTAAVARLISTRCGIEDPEAAYLAGLVHDLGLNVLEQHMPEHAPRVFVRFTSGQDWVNAEQEVLEFDHAQLGAYLASRVGFGRKTIEAIEFHHAPMAAPPESRDLAALIAAANYLVTRCGHGSIDRRRIVADDAIEHLNLTNKKLRGLWEELDVTLQGVAELTNR; encoded by the coding sequence GTGAGTGCCACTACGCAAACCCCCGCGGCCGACGAGCCGCAGACGTCGGCGCACCTCAGCGCTTCGGTCGACCCGAAACTCGAGGCCCTGTTCGACCGCCTGGCCAACCTCGCGTCGCCGCCTTCGATGGTGCCCCAGGTGCTGGCCGTCGCGACCCGCGCCGAGCCGAGCGCCGAAGACCTGCGGATGGTCATCGAGAAGGACCAGGCGCTCTCTGTGCGTCTGCTGACGCTCATCAACTCCAGCTACTACGGCCTGCGGAACGAGGTGTCGGACCTGCAGACGGCCGTTTCGCTGCTGGGCGTCGACAAGGTGAAGAACGTCGCCCTCACGATCGCCATGTCCGAGCAGTTCAAGGCGCCGTCCGTTGTGGGCAACCTGGACCCCCGCCAGCTATGGGACCACTCGGTCAGCACCGCCGCCGTGGCGCGGCTGATCTCGACCCGCTGCGGCATCGAGGACCCCGAGGCGGCCTACCTGGCCGGCCTGGTGCACGACCTCGGCCTCAACGTGCTGGAGCAGCACATGCCCGAGCACGCGCCGCGGGTGTTCGTCCGGTTCACGTCCGGCCAGGACTGGGTGAACGCCGAGCAGGAAGTGCTGGAGTTTGACCACGCGCAGCTGGGCGCCTACCTCGCCTCGCGGGTGGGCTTCGGCCGCAAGACGATCGAGGCGATCGAGTTCCACCACGCGCCGATGGCCGCGCCGCCCGAGTCCCGCGACCTCGCCGCGCTGATCGCCGCCGCCAACTACCTCGTGACCCGCTGCGGCCACGGCTCGATCGACCGCCGCCGCATCGTCGCCGACGACGCCATCGAGCACCTGAACCTGACCAACAAGAAGCTCCGTGGGCTGTGGGAAGAACTCGACGTGACCCTGCAGGGCGTGGCGGAGCTGACCAACCGCTGA
- a CDS encoding formyltetrahydrofolate deformylase, producing the protein MQLIITAVGPDNRGLADPIVHTVTRLGANIAEIQMFDHDEHSVFSMLTRVEIEPAVRGEVDDAMAEVAKSTGLSIRTWSPDRQGRKPRLAICVTYRPETPLALLRGIRDGHIKAEAAVMIGNRKKCRRLAEQFDVPWESIGDDAGSPDDDRLLQICDHHQVDYVILARYMRVLPPASCWSYAGGRIINLHHGLLPSFPGMRPYHEAYASRMLTYGATCHFIVPELDAGNQIINQATFTVPPGTPLEDIVRRGQEDNEPDCLVEGVRRVVDGEVQLHFNRVVALS; encoded by the coding sequence ATGCAGCTCATCATCACCGCCGTGGGCCCCGACAACCGAGGGCTGGCGGACCCGATCGTGCACACCGTGACGCGTCTGGGCGCGAACATCGCCGAGATCCAGATGTTCGACCACGACGAGCACTCGGTGTTCTCGATGCTCACCCGCGTCGAGATCGAACCGGCCGTCCGCGGCGAGGTCGACGACGCGATGGCCGAGGTCGCCAAGTCGACCGGCCTGTCGATCCGCACCTGGAGCCCCGACCGCCAGGGACGCAAGCCGCGGCTGGCGATCTGCGTCACCTACCGACCCGAGACCCCGCTCGCCCTCTTGCGCGGCATCCGCGACGGCCACATCAAGGCCGAGGCGGCCGTCATGATCGGCAACCGCAAGAAGTGCCGCCGACTTGCCGAGCAGTTCGACGTCCCCTGGGAGTCGATCGGCGACGACGCCGGCAGCCCCGACGACGACCGCCTGCTGCAGATCTGCGACCACCACCAGGTGGACTACGTCATCCTCGCCCGCTACATGCGGGTGCTGCCGCCGGCCAGCTGCTGGAGCTACGCCGGCGGGCGGATCATCAACCTGCACCACGGGCTTCTGCCCAGCTTCCCCGGCATGCGGCCCTACCACGAGGCCTACGCCAGCCGGATGCTGACCTACGGCGCCACGTGCCACTTCATCGTGCCGGAGCTGGACGCCGGCAACCAGATTATCAACCAGGCGACCTTCACCGTGCCGCCCGGCACCCCGCTGGAGGACATCGTCCGCCGCGGCCAGGAGGACAACGAGCCCGACTGCCTGGTCGAGGGCGTCCGCCGCGTTGTCGACGGCGAGGTGCAGCTGCACTTCAACCGCGTGGTGGCGCTCAGCTAA
- a CDS encoding tetratricopeptide repeat protein yields the protein MNDPAATNDALSAVLADSDSLLADSLLQDDRRRRRRRRLVAIVCLGGALMIGIAVVLAAGGLAAVASDAGAQPASALSQEGWKLWQSGQMAEAEKKFEAAVEQDPKDVSAWNGLGWARFNGGDSVGAVEAFDQCVKLAPKHPAAQNGLGQVYLSWNEYEPAEKHLKKAAPNAPAAWFGLARLYMLTGEYDQAKRWIRKSLTQQPGDADLKRLLESAKKGELDEETRAKMVGPGRPSEAEQKLAADPDRLTVPQAWQLLNRGQPDKAADAFAKILEVDADNFGANNGMGFALLNAGEAGKAKAYFNKCLELEPKAAGPMNGLARCLYSEDKLDEAIALWEKMQKQNPGVNAATVGLASTYLEQGEHAKALPYYQQLLKAYPKNQQYRQAVEACEEAIAQGKDAESDKKKQS from the coding sequence ATGAACGATCCGGCTGCCACCAACGACGCGCTCTCCGCGGTTCTTGCGGACAGCGACTCGCTGCTTGCTGATTCCCTGCTGCAGGACGACCGGCGGCGGCGTCGCCGACGGCGGCTTGTGGCGATCGTGTGCCTAGGAGGTGCTCTGATGATTGGTATCGCTGTTGTGTTAGCGGCCGGCGGCCTGGCGGCCGTCGCGTCGGACGCGGGCGCGCAGCCCGCTTCGGCGTTGAGCCAGGAGGGCTGGAAGCTGTGGCAGAGCGGCCAGATGGCCGAGGCGGAGAAGAAGTTCGAGGCCGCCGTCGAGCAAGACCCCAAGGACGTGAGCGCGTGGAATGGGCTCGGCTGGGCCCGCTTCAACGGCGGCGACTCGGTCGGCGCGGTCGAGGCGTTCGACCAGTGCGTCAAGCTAGCGCCCAAGCACCCGGCGGCGCAGAACGGGCTGGGGCAGGTCTACCTGAGCTGGAACGAGTACGAGCCGGCGGAGAAGCACCTCAAGAAGGCCGCGCCCAATGCGCCGGCCGCGTGGTTCGGCCTCGCGCGGCTGTACATGCTGACCGGCGAGTACGACCAGGCGAAGCGGTGGATCCGCAAGTCGCTGACCCAGCAGCCGGGCGACGCCGACCTGAAGCGGCTGCTCGAGTCCGCCAAGAAGGGAGAGCTCGACGAAGAGACCCGCGCCAAGATGGTCGGCCCCGGCAGGCCGTCCGAAGCGGAGCAGAAGCTGGCGGCGGACCCCGACCGGCTGACCGTTCCGCAGGCGTGGCAGCTGCTCAACCGGGGCCAGCCGGACAAGGCCGCCGACGCGTTCGCCAAGATCCTGGAGGTCGACGCGGACAACTTCGGCGCCAACAACGGCATGGGCTTCGCCCTCCTGAACGCCGGCGAGGCGGGCAAGGCGAAGGCGTACTTCAACAAGTGCCTGGAGCTCGAGCCGAAGGCGGCCGGCCCGATGAACGGCCTGGCCCGCTGCCTGTACTCCGAGGACAAGCTGGACGAGGCGATCGCGCTGTGGGAGAAGATGCAGAAGCAGAACCCGGGCGTGAACGCCGCCACGGTCGGGCTGGCTAGCACCTATCTGGAGCAGGGCGAACACGCCAAGGCGCTGCCTTACTACCAGCAGCTGCTCAAGGCCTACCCCAAGAACCAGCAGTACCGCCAAGCGGTTGAGGCGTGCGAGGAGGCGATCGCCCAGGGGAAGGACGCCGAGTCCGACAAGAAGAAGCAGAGCTGA
- a CDS encoding DUF2089 family protein, whose amino-acid sequence MRCEPCEVELRAAFPASRLADLPTEHQRFIELFVLAGGSLKQIAEQAGVSYPTVRSRLDKVILTLRESIEASNRQANKKPTTLPDAAQVLKAI is encoded by the coding sequence ATGCGATGCGAGCCCTGCGAGGTCGAACTGCGGGCCGCGTTCCCCGCGTCTCGGCTGGCGGACCTGCCGACCGAGCACCAGCGGTTCATCGAGCTGTTCGTGCTTGCCGGTGGGTCGCTCAAGCAGATCGCCGAGCAGGCGGGCGTGTCGTACCCGACGGTCCGTTCGCGGCTGGACAAGGTGATCCTCACGCTTCGCGAGTCCATTGAGGCGTCCAACCGGCAGGCCAACAAGAAACCAACCACGCTGCCCGACGCTGCGCAGGTGCTCAAAGCGATCTAG